tcagcgccaacgcactctacgattgttatttgaggattgtcgattcatttattttcattaattaatgaagtcggcttttcttccaagtgaagggctattgtgtttatatgataaacaaaataattcatggttgcttgtagatatggaatttctcttctcgtgttcaactcgacatctcactcgttcgctgcgctcactcgtgagctatcgagttaaacactcgaagagaaattccatatctacgcgcacctatgtattattctctacAACAACGGTAAAAGTGGAAATAGCAGCGAAAACATTGAATTCGCATGGTGTCAATACGACTGGCCAAACGATATCTGATCATGTTTCGAAATCAGTAATAAATGAACTATTCCTGATTAACTTTAACAAAATCCACGAAGTAGAGTTCAATTCTTATTGAATTTTGATAAGCTCGATTACGTTAAACAGATTtcgtaatttttaaacaatgagAATCGCTCGACCTGCGTGCAGGAAATTCATTTTGTCAAGCAAATCAATCGTCTCAAATTATCTTTCCATACTTTCTGTTATAAGGGTAGGAAAAATTGAATACCCAGAATTATCAATTTAATTAGTCTGAATTAGTCACGTACATGGCTTCGCGACCCCTAATTTGAAAATATCGGTCCATCTTGCCGTCTTAGATGGGTAGTTCTTGCCCAATAACCTTGGCACAAAGTCTCATATCCTTGTAATAGCCCAATAGGAAAGTCAAAAAGTCTTCAAGCCTGAAATTGGATGAATCGCCGTTGAACCAAAGCAAAAGAGCGGGTCTTGGGCTGTGTTTAGGACGTTTGCTCTACCGTTCTGATGAGACCGGATGAACAAGTCTGCCTCATCTGTCTTTGACTGCTGACGCAAGGGTGGTTctctgtttctcttttctttccttttcgttttttcgttttttttttctttttctttcaaggagGACTGCAAGCCAGCTTTCCCACAGAGATATTCTTACTCTCCATAAAGTAactaataaatagataaatgacAAAACACTCAGAACAGATCCTTCATGTAAACATCAAAGTTTTCCAGCGCTAGTGACGCACGATTTTGAGGAAATTTCtcaattttcacattttaacAGTTGATGCGTTTGTGAAAGCTTATAAAAATTTCCCTCCTATCCTTTTTTAACCTGTGCAGTGCCTTTTCCTCAAAGGCGATGAATATCAAAAGCTCTTTTAGACGCTTTTTCTACACAGCATCTCTCTCAGTGTTTTCAAAACTGCAGTGCGTAGCTCTCGAATACAGCAACAATACAAAAATGGGTTTACAGATGAATTCATGAATACCACAGTGGCGGAAAAGCTCCATTGCACCTCCCATTTCTGCTTAAAAACTCCAGTCAATgtaataaatacaaaaaatgggAAATAGCACAGAATTAGAGCGATATAGAACAAGAATGTGTTCACAGCACTTCTCTTCAAACGCACGATGTTATTTCCACTTCTGAAGCCTCTACCATATTTTGCTGGATGTGAATTTGTTTCTGGTGTTTGCGAACGATGCGGTATATACCTACAAACGAAAAGGTGgataccataaaaaaaattacgacgATAAATCCCACAAATAAGCGATGTAAACGCTTATTCCAAAAATAAAGTCCCATGCTTGGGAAACTAAACAGCCAAATGATTGCAGCGATACATATGATGCGGTAATACGATTTGGTAACCAAAGTAAAGTATCGTAAATGATAATGAAGAGCGAGAAAACGGTCCAGACTTATAGCTGTTATCGTCAAAAATGAAGCACCACAGACAGAATAGCCTATGCTTGCCTCGAGGAGAAGTAAAATTGATTTTCTCGAGAGTTGCTGCCCGATGTAAAGTGGCTGCACAACCAGTCCAACGAGAAAGTCAGAAAGTGCTAAGCTGCACATCATGATCATTGAAGAAGAGCGAATGGAAGGGGTTTTTGTCATAGCAAGTATTACCAAAGCGTTTCCAAAAATGGATACGAGCATCAAAGAAACATTCAGAACACAGTTTATGATTACCATTGATATTTCAGAATTACCAGGTTCTTCACTGAAGGAATCACGATCTCCTGATCCGTTGTTTTCTCTACTGATGTCGCTCATCTTTAATCCACTATTTTAaagccctttgttccacgtcttccagAAGCATATTGACAAAGACAGCAGAgacaggcgaacccatagctgtagtctacgtgtagccgtacctaAAGTCAAACGGAACACTCGCCTCCTTTTCACTTTAGAGGGGCAGGGTGCGGCTACGCGCAGGCTACCATAGCTGTACTAAAAACCTGTTGATAGTAGGTGCAATTGTATGCAAATTGCGCGGTTTTGAGACTAAAAGACAGTGATGAATTATATCCTCCACAAGCAAAGACGTGAACTAAGGTACGTTCGACGGCTTCCTCGAAACATTCGTTTAACTGCTGAGCTTATTCAACGTCAAGTGTTTCCAATCTGTCATGTGCAATGTAGTTCCTCTATGGGAGTCTTTCTTACGTAGCTTTTCATCGACGATATGATTACATCAACAACTTACAATTAAGTGATGAGACTTAATTGAGTGATTTTGATGAACAAGACATTGAATGCTATACGAAGCTAAACCGGTCAGTGcaatatgaattatttttggGCCATTCTACAGCctgcatttgtttgtttatctgttgTCAAATTATTAACCAAAAGGGCTCTtaagtttcaaatttgaataaagTGCTTTACATCGacaaaaattaggaaaattacTGATTTATCGATAGAATGAGCTTTCGAAGGCATGCTGAGATAAGAGTTGTTAGAATGAGTTGAAGGGGTGtgttcttgaatttttttaaagtacttgaCTACGTTGCACTCTATGATAAAAGAGATGTCGCCATGGGCCATTGCATAATATAAGAAGATGGGCTGTCGTACTTTGTAGCATTAGTTGTCGCACTGTTTAAGAAACTTGATATTGATATGGAAAGACGCCAATGAAAGCTGTCATTGctaacgataatgataatagtatcagtatcaaaaataataacactaataacaataatactaTCAAAATCGCGACAAAACGAGAGGAAAGGAAGTcattaaagtttgaaaatcgTGCTTTAGAAGTCATTAACGTTCTCGTGAGAGACAGATGTTATACCGCAAGTGCAgggtttaaattttaaaatactgtCATCGCAAGAATGAGGAGACAAATTActttaatataataatattaataataataataataatataatataatagtatataatatataatatatattatatagTATACTCTCTCATAGTTATAAACAGGTGCCTGCAAGTTCAGTGGGAAACCTAATAGTCCTGTTGATCAGACAAGGTTTGGTGCTACTCtggcatcaaaccatgtctgattgtccacctggttgctgtgtgaactttaatatagtCCTGTTGATATTTAGTTTCTACAAGTATACCATGTCATAACTTATCACAATTAATTGTGAAAATTAATGATCGGCAGCTCCAATACACAACTTAGACAGTTAATGGACTCAGATAGACATGAATTTTCAATACCTAGgtatattcaaatttattttaaaatttgaattttcatctgTCAGCGTCAAGTCTCAATTTTTCCTCCTAAAGTTGCAACATGCAAATGCAATAtgttttcaaagggaaataggaaaaaattagCTAAGAGGTATTAACACTAAAAGAAACTGCTAAATAATCGATTTGATTAGGACAACGCAATACCAATTTAGGACATTTAATCCTACAGTTTAGTTGTTTACGAAAAATTATTTAGTACTACACATTAAAATAGGCTTTAGGAATTCTCAACGACACCTCTTCTATTCCTTTTGGCAAGAAATCTTGAAAGCGTTTTGGGTATAAACAGAAGGCAAACACTTGCCCGTCTATTATTGTCGCGATTTAAAGCACAGATGCCGTAACCtgaataattttacaacattttccGATGTCCTCGATcaattcaattgtttttgtttaaatgtgGATTCTTGGTGCTACTGAACCAGCTTAAATGTAGCTTGTCACTGCACTTAGAAGCCAGAATTGCCTGAAAAAGATTACTGTTTTTGAATTTAATCAGTGGTGGTGCATAACATATCTCTTGCCGTCTTCacagctgcaatccaaagttGGCGAATACGCCAGCAAAACAGAACTGGATTCAGGGACGAGTTCATAAACACAACGGTAGACGAGATGGTCCATTCCATTTTCCATGTGGAGTAAGAAATTCcaaagagaaacagaaaaatatagGCGGGAAAGTAACATACAACTAAGAAGATATACAAAACGAACGTGTTCAAAGCGCTTTGTTTTAATCGCATTTTTTCTGTGCAATTCTGAATGATGTGACTTTCTGTAGCTTGTTCTTGAGAGCGGATTTGCAATCGATGGCGTTGGAcgatttgataaattttaatataaCAAAACGTGGATATTGCAAGACAAACACCGATGAGTATAGCGGAAAGTAGGTGAAATACAACCTTATCCCATAAGCGAAGTCCTGAATAGATCACGATAATCAACCATACCGCTACTATAGAATAGATTACTCGAGAATAAGTCACAAGAGTTGCATATCGCAAGTGATACTGCAGTGCAATAAAACGATCCATGCTAATGGCTGTTACCGTTGTTAGAGAAATACCACATAAGGCGAATTCTATCACTGAAGAAAGAACGCGCAGAACATGGACTTTCGTGATGAGCTCATCTACGATAAACAACGGCTGAGCGATAAGACCTACCAGGAGATCTGCAACTGCAAGACTACCGAGCATGATCATTGACGGAGAATGAATCGACGGAGTCCTCATAATGGCAGCAAGAACCAACGCGTTGTCCAGTATTGATACAAGCATTAATGGCGCATTCAAGGCACAGTTCACAATGACGAAAGGTTTGGCGAGAAAGTTGTGATTTCCTGATCCTTGGTTTGAGAAGTTGGTGTTATTTTCCATCCTTAAGTCATCTGTCTTTGcacaaatattatttcaaaattgacaCAACAAACCTGCTAAGTTGGAAGCGTTCGCGTGCATTCAAAATAAGGACGTACGCGGATAAATTAAGACTTGCAGCGTCAATGGAATCGATTACGCTTTAATTCCTTCGGGTTAACTTACATTTAGTTAACGATTAACTTCGAGATAAAAGGATTTCCCTTGTAATCgggcggtgtgcgcactccgattgcattgcattgtggtagcttcattttcaatatggcggtgaaaaCAACAGAAATCGGCAAactttgactgaacattccttaaaagttaggccgttcctttttcctttcaccataggtaaatttactttgatttattttgaatgTGCAAAAGCAtttttgtacgtatttgtcgcgtattctatggttctcaaggacaaacgcaagcactgttttttagtatgtaatttgagaccggttttcaagaaggtcaaatttgatgtacgtcttagtttggagcctttcaaagatttggatggccgctttgatccttcttcaacagctctgatcaaacgctctcaaacgctctccaacgaTACATGTGTTTCTCGGATGTTAAGTGctagtgtttgagaccgattatggATGAGGAAAGGTCTATTGTTGTGTTACACACGTTACAATTGTATACTCAATTGcgttgtaaatctactttcccaAGTAAAGGCAAATTAACTGATCGCGAGTGTTGTATAGTAAATCTACTATGTTCATCAATAAATGAAGGACAATTGAATTATGGCAATGAAAGGAGTCActtgaccaatgaataactCTACAATGCAGACGGCGACAAGCTTGGTAAGCCGGAAAGCAAAAGGCAGTCGatcgttaaaaggtgttgataggcttgtgcgactcctgccattcgcttgcgcttttaaatcttctgacctGAAAGAGCAGCTGTTATTTGgatatcttttaatgactttcgtttgcgatgtgataataagggttagttttaaggtgtTATTTCCCCATATGTATGTTCTTGGTTTGGCAAAGCCagatgagattgtgttacaaagCGTAATAttttagatagatagatacCTTTATTTAACGTGGTCAAATGTTCTTAGCTAATTAGCTACTTTACAGACATGCcacgaaaattaaataaataaactagAAATAATAATAGAAGGAGAAGATTTCTCACAAAAAcctatatttaacaaatagagaagccttgactgtgctctgttctgttataaagcaggcaggaagcggctagagcacgaaagaagtgtagggagaaacacgagacgtagtcgagtgtttctctccacttcttgagtgctctagccgcttcctaagtgctttataacagaacagagcacagtcaaggcttctctatttgttttataataaagaatccgtcaaattcccgaagcattactttcaattttcaaaacaaactttatttccaaagcaaacaacaatgtcgtcagcttgctctatactctcatagagcacgccacaataagccaatcagaatccctgtgagaatggttcaaataatctgattggctctacatgacaaaagctgtcaaaagtgtcaaaccatcacagttcaaaaaccatcaaagttcacaatctgcaatagtttacaaactaaaatagttcggcaggtcgattttaacgcttttgcctgaagtttttaatacagaatcttcaagtgaaatgttccgtgaacttcagccgaattatggcacataaaaaacacgcaagttttttcacatgacaaggtagaaaacaaactcttcaaggcgagtgttttttaaatgaacgacagccgaagtcaccggaacatgaagatcgctcgggatgacagcgccgcaaaactcggctgcagtgactgaagtgactgaagtgactttctactcaacgtatcggaaaggatatcagagcgagctcttattttttcactcgaaggccggccgatgtagtttctgaggcttgctttactgtaatgaccggagatcgccatgctAAGCGAGCCGtgatggacttcagcatgatcatatttgctcagacaccctcatgattagtatgaattttaacagatatgtcagtttgattatatttttcataatttctgttttgtttttgaactctgaactttatatactatacgagtgttagctgtgtttgatttttattaccgttcgtaagcttgcaatctaactgaacgtgaaaatctttaaaactaggaatgtctattttgtttttcctttgaggattttcgtatctcctcacgttttaataatgtaaattacggcgcctgatatgtttacaaatctttgtttggttcttctgttgctacttgccgactcgcttgttccgaaatttcactttcaattatcggaaaaaagctaaaaagaagtcccggaaaagctcgaacatagtacaatttggcagatggcgtgacagctttggctcagctctatgctccatactctcatagagcacgctctttcaaccaatgacagcgtgcgttatatccgaactttattataaaaaaatatatttatacaattaaaaaattattaaataagaGTAGATTacgattaaaatgtaaaatttgagaaatcCAACATAGACATCAAGTTCTTAAATGTTCCGATTTTATCAGCGCCGCGAAAATGATCCGGAAGAGTGTTCCAAATCTTAGCTGCAGTATAACGCCATGATTTAAGACCATAGGAGATTGTATTTACTTTAGGTAGCTCGAGGATGTGTTTTCCTCTAAGATTGTAATTAGTTGATCGTTCCTGCAATAGCTCTCCTATTCCTCTAGGGACTTTATACCCATGGATAGCTTTGTAGACATCGGTGGCCATTTTAACAATTCTTTGGTTAAATGGAGACAACAGGTTTAGTTGTTTTAGCAACGTCTCGTACGTGGTTGACTTGTCACGGGTCACAAAGCGAAGGGCttgtttattgattttttcGAGTTTGCCGGAAACTCTTTTACCACAGTGATGCCACGACTCTGAGCAGTAATTGAAACGCGGTGCAATGAAAGCAGGATGTAGATCTATCCTCAGttcaaaaggcaatatttttttcaaacaattgaGAACAGTAACTTGTTGACTTACTTTACGACAGATTTTACGAATCTGTCCCTCAAACTTAAGCTTGTTATCGATAGTGACGCCAAGGAGTTACCTCGAGGAGAAGTAAAATTGATTTTCTCGAGAGTTGCTGCCCGATGTAAAGTGGCTGTACAACCAGTCCAACCAGAAAGTCAGAAAGTGGTAGGCTGCACATCATGATCATTGAAGAAGAGCGAATGGAAGGGGTTTTTGTCATAGCAAGTATTACCAAAGCGTTTCCAAAAAGGGATACGAGCATCAAAGAAACATTCAGAACACAGTTTATGATTACCATTGATATTTCAGAATTACCAGGTTCTTCACTGAAGGAATCACGATCTCCTGATCCGTTGTTTTCTCTACTGATGTCGCTCATCTTTAATCCACGATTTTAAAGCCACTATTTCAaagccctttgttccacgtcttccagAAGCATATTGACAAAGACAGCAGAgacaggcgaacccatagctgtagtctacgtgtagccgtaccctcttCCCTAAAGTGAAACGGAACgctcgcctccgtttcaccttagGGGGGGCCGgtgcggctacacgtaggctaccatagctgtaccaaaaacctGTTGCCGTGCCGTTGTATGCAAATTGCGcggttttgaggcaaaaataGAGCGGATGAAttatatcctccacaggcaaagaagtgGGCGGAACTACGGTCGACTGCCTCCTCGAAACATTGGTTTAACTGCTGAGCTTCTTCAACGTTAAGTGTTACCAATCTGTCATGTCCAATGTAGTTCCTCTATGGGAGTCTTTCTTACGTGGCTTTTCATCGACGATATGATTACATcaataatttataattattgaagAAACTAAATTGAGTGATTTAACAGCAAATTTCAGGCTTTTTGATGAACAAGACATTGAATAGTATACGAAGCTATATCCGTCAGtgaaatatgaattatttttggGCCATTCTACAGCctgcatttgtttgtttatctgtcGTCAAACTACGAACCAGAAGGCtcttaagttttcaaatttgaatagTGTGCTTTGCACCTACAAAAATTGACTGATTTATCGATAGAATGAGCTTTCAAAGGTACTCTGAGATAAAAAGTTGTTAGAATGAGTTGAACGGGTGTGTTctcgcatttttttaaaaattacttgactACGTTGCACATTATAATAAAAGAGATTTCGCTCTTTGCAATAATAGGCCATCGCATTTTATAATAAGATGGGCTTTCGCACTTTGTAACGACAGCTCTCGCACTAAGTAAGAAACTTGATATCAATATGGACAGAGGAAATGACAGCTGTCATTGCGAACGATAATGATTTTAGTATTAGcataaacaataataaaactgTTAACAATAATACTAACAAAAGCGCGATAAAACAAGACGAAAGGAAGTCACTTAGAGGTCAGTAACATTCTCGTGGTTATACCGCACGTGCAGGGTCTAAACTTTAAAATACCTTCATCACAAGAATGAGGAGACAAAGTTCTCCAATATTGCCATATCCCTCTCATAGTAATGCGAGTTCGGTGGGAAACCCAATACTACTGTTGATATGCAATTTCTACATGTATACCATGTCATAACCTATCAAATTAACGATCGGCAGCTCCATTCTACTATTTAAACAGTTAATGCACTTAGTCGGCCAAGAAATTTTAATACTTATGtatattcaaatttcttttagaaattgaattttcatcTGTAGCATCAAGTCTCAATATCTCCTCCTAAATTTCCTACAGGCAGATGCAATGTATTTTCAAAgggaaaaaggcaaaaaaatagCTGAGAGGTGTTAACGGTAAAAGAAACTGCTAAATAATCGATTTGATAGAGACAACGCAATACCAACTTAGGAAATTTGATTTTACAGTTTATTGGTTTATACAAAATTATTTAGTACCGCACATTAAAATAGGCTTTGGGAATTCTCAACGAGACCTCTTCGATTCCTTTTGGcgagaaattttgaaagcgttttGGGTATAAACGAAAGGCAAAAACTTTCCCGTCTATTATTCTCACTAATTTTACAATATCTTCCGATGTCCCCGATcgattcaattttgtttgttcttgGTGCTGCTGAGCTAGCTAATTAAAATGCAGCTTATCGCTGCACTAAGAAGCCAGAATTGTCTGACAAAAGTTACTGTTTTTGAATTTAATCAGTGGTGGTGCATAACATATCTCTTGCCGTCTTCACAGCTGCAACCCGAAGCTGGCGGATACGCCAGCAAAACAGAACTGGATTCAGGGACGAGTTCATAAACACAACGGTAGTCGAGATGGTCCATTCCGTTTTCCATGTGGAATAAGAAATTCCAAAAAGGAAGAGCAAAATATACGAGGGAGAGTAACATGCAATCATAAAGATATAAAAAACGAACGTGTTCAAAGCGCTTTGTTTTAATCGCATTTTTTCTGTGCGATTCTGAATTACGTGACTTTTTGTAGCTTGTTTTTGAGAGCGGATCTGCACTCGATGGCGTTGGAcgatttgataaattttaatgtaacaAAGCGTGGATATTACAAGACAAACACCGGTGAGTATCGCGAAAAGTAGGTGAAATCCAACGTTATCCCATAAACGAAGTCCTGAACAGATCAAGATAATCAACGACGCCGCAACTATAGAACAGATTACTCGGGAGTTAGTCACAAGAGTTGCATATCGCAAGTGATACTGCAGTGCAATAAAACGATCTATGCTAATGGCTGTTATGGTTGCGAGAGAAATACCACATAAGGCGAATCCTATCATTGAAGAAAGAGCGTTTAGAACATGATTCTTCATAATGAGCTCATCTGCAATAAATAACGGCTGAGCGATAAGGCCTACCAGGAAGTCTGTAGTAGCAAGACTAGCGAGCATGATCATTGACGGAGAACGAATCGACGGAGTCCTTACAATGGCGGCAAGAACCAACGTGTTGCCCAGAGTTGATACAAGCATGAATGGCGCATTCAATGCACAGTTCACCACGACAAAAGGTTTGGCGTGAAAGTTGTGATTTCCTGATTCGCGGTTTGAGAAGTTAGTGTTATTTTCCATCTTCAAGTCATCTGTTTCTGCACAAATGTTATTTCAAAGTTGACACAGCAAACCAGCTAAGTTAGAAGtgatttaatgttaacaactgagttgaaaacgtaaattgaccaccgtaaagggtaaaaaagctgacgtttcgagggttagctcttcgtcagagcgattggaggaattgtgggttgtgtgtgggtttatatgcagaaagtggagctacgctattggtgggagtatggtgacgaggaaacaagaataaattaattgaatgcAAAAAGGGTTGGTACAGACGCACCATAACTTATTGCAGTAcgtgcaagttatgcagtaaatgacaatggcggaggtacacgtaaagtgatcagtgatcttaatggatctcttgggtcccgatattttctctccgttatgaatgaaagaccAAGTTGTGCATtgtgagcgagcgcatttgaaagttctagattggtcattggtttgaaatgaacttctaaCCAAAAAGTTGCCCATGTTTTTGttacgtttgaatgaaattagtggggGTTGCAAAAAGACGGTGCCCGTCTCTTATCGTTTTgcaataatttaaagtttttaagaatgatagatttaactgcctggttgtgagggtgaaatgtgagagtgaatagaatgcggtcagtgttttccttttatcagccgtttgtagtgccgactgtcgatcaatttgttgggcgtggtggtagcccgcttgaacgacagaaacaggaaaacca
The sequence above is a segment of the Pocillopora verrucosa isolate sample1 chromosome 13, ASM3666991v2, whole genome shotgun sequence genome. Coding sequences within it:
- the LOC136277632 gene encoding melanocyte-stimulating hormone receptor-like, with product MENNTNFSNQGSGNHNFLAKPFVIVNCALNAPLMLVSILDNALVLAAIMRTPSIHSPSMIMLGSLAVADLLVGLIAQPLFIVDELITKVHVLRVLSSVIEFALCGISLTTVTAISMDRFIALQYHLRYATLVTYSRVIYSIVAVWLIIVIYSGLRLWDKVVFHLLSAILIGVCLAISTFCYIKIYQIVQRHRLQIRSQEQATESHIIQNCTEKMRLKQSALNTFVLYIFLVVCYFPAYIFLFLFGISYSTWKMEWTISSTVVFMNSSLNPVLFCWRIRQLWIAAVKTARDMLCTTTD
- the LOC136277887 gene encoding melanocyte-stimulating hormone receptor-like, giving the protein MENNTNFSNRESGNHNFHAKPFVVVNCALNAPFMLVSTLGNTLVLAAIVRTPSIRSPSMIMLASLATTDFLVGLIAQPLFIADELIMKNHVLNALSSMIGFALCGISLATITAISIDRFIALQYHLRYATLVTNSRVICSIVAASLIILICSGLRLWDNVGFHLLFAILTGVCLVISTLCYIKIYQIVQRHRVQIRSQKQATKSHVIQNRTEKMRLKQSALNTFVFYIFMIACYSPSYILLFLFGISYSTWKTEWTISTTVVFMNSSLNPVLFCWRIRQLRVAAVKTARDMLCTTTD